The segment AAGAAGGCCGGCTTCGCGCTGCCCGTCGAGGACGCCGACGCGGCCGCCGCGGTGACCGAGGGCGCGCTGCTCGGCGCGTACTCCTACGCCGCGAACCGCGACAACGGCGCCGCGAACGGCAAGGGCGGCAAGAAGAACGACGCCAAGTCGGCGCCGCTCGGGGAGGTCGCGCTCCTCGGCGGCAAGCCGCGCGACAAGGAGTTCAAGGCCGCCGCCGCCCGCTCCGAGGCGCTGGCCGCGGAGGTCAACCGCGCCCGTGACCTGATCAACATGCCGCCCAACGACCTCGACCCGAAGACCTTCGCGGCCGAGGCGCAGGCGGCGGCCAAGGAGTTCGGCCTCAAGGTCGAGGTGCTCGACGAGAAGGCGCTCAAGAAGGGCGGCTACGGGGGCCTGCTGGGCGTCGGCCAGGGCTCGCAGGCCCCGCCGCGGCTGGTGCGGATCGCCTACACCCACCCCAAGGCCGAGAAGACCCTGGCGCTGGTCGGCAAGGGCATCACCTACGACTCGGGCGGCATCTCGCTCAAGCCGGCCGGCCACAACGAGACCATGAAGTGCGACATGAGCGGTGCGGCCGCGGTGTTCGCCACGGTCGTGGCCGCCGCCCGGCTGGGCCTGGCGGTGAACCTCACCGGCTGGCTGGCGCTCGCCGAGAACATGCCGTCCGGCTCCGCCACCCGGCCCGGTGACGTGCTGACCATGTACAGCGGCAAGACCGTCGAGGTGCTCAACACCGACGCCGAGGGCCGGCTGGTGCTGGCCGACGCGCTCACCCGCGCCTCGGAGGAGTCGCCGGACGCGATCGTGGACGTCGCCACCCTGACCGGCGCGATGGTGCTGGCGCTGGGCAACCGCACCTTCGGCATCATGGCCAACGACGACGCTTTCCGTACCTCGGTCCACGAGATCGCCGAGGAGGCCGGCGAGCAGTCCTGGCCGATGCCGATGCCGCCCGAGCTGCGCAAGGGCATGGACTCCCCGGTCGCGGACCTCGCCAACATGGGCGAGCGGATGGGCGGCGGCCTGGTCGCCGGCCTGTTCCTGAAGGAGTTCGTCGGCGAGGGCATCACCTGGGCCCACCTGGACATCGCGGGCCCGGCCTTCCACGAGGGCGCGCCCTGGGGCTACACCCCCAAGGGCGGCACGGGCTCCGCGGTGCGCACCCTGGTCCGGCTCGCCGAGCGCACCGCCGCGGGCGACCTGGGCTGATTCCCGGCCCGGGGATCTTCCCCTGGCCCCTTCCCCGCACGGCCCCGGGCTGCTCGCCCGGGGCCGTCGGCGCGTGTGCGTCCCGCGTTCGCCCTCAACGAAATCCGTACGGGCATACGCACCAGTAACCCTTACGAGGCGGCTGATCACCGTCCCAGTGCCCGGCCCGCCGTCCCGGCTTCGTGGAACAAGTGCGAAGATGGGTTCTCGGCAGGACAGGGCCCCCCTTACCCAGGGCCGAAGTAAAAGCGGCCGAACCACAGCCGCCGTCCGGTCATTGGAGACCGGCTCCGGCGTACCCATGCATGGAGGACGTGACGTGGCGAACGACGCCAGCACCGTTTTCGACCTAGTGATCCTCGGAGGCGGTAGCGGTGGTTACGCCGCTGCCCTGCGCGGGGCGCAGCTGGGCCTGGACGTCGCCCTGATCGAGAAGGGCAAGGTCGGAGGCACCTGCCTGCACAACGGCTGCATCCCCACCAAGGCTCTGCTGCACGCCGGTGAGATCGCCGACCAGGCTCGTGAGAGCGAGCAGTTCGGTGTCAAGGCCACTTTCGAGGGCATTGACATCGAGGCTGTCCACAAGTACAAGGACGAGGTCATCTCGGGCCTGTACAAGGGCCTGCAGGGCCTGATCGCCTCCCGCAAGGTGACGTACATCGAGGGCGAGGGCCGGCTGTCCTCCCCGACCTCCGTCGATGTGAACGGCCAGCGTGTCCAGGGCCGCCACGTCCTGCTGGCGACCGGCTCCGTGCCGAAGTCGCTGCCGGGCCTGGACATCGACGGCAACCGCATCATCTCCTCGGACCACGCGCTCACGCTGGACCGCGTGCCGAAGTCCGCGATCGTGCTGGGCGGCGGCGTCATCGGCGTCGAGTTCGCCTCCGCGTGGAAGTCCTTCGGCACCGACGTGACGATCATCGAGGGCCTCAAGCACCTCGTCCCGGTCGAGGACGAGAACAGCTCCAAGCTGCTGGAGCGGGCCTTCCGCAAGCGCGGCATCAAGTTCAACCTCGGCACCTTCTTCGACAAGGCCGAGTACACCGCCGACGGCGTGCAGGTCACCCTCGCCGACGGCAAGACCTTCGAGGCCGAGGTGCTGCTGGTCGCGATCGGCCGCGGGCCGGTCTCGGCGGGCCTCGGCTACGAGGAGCAGGGCGTCGCGATGGACCGCGGCTACGTCCTCGTCGACGAGTACATGCAGACCAACGTGCCGACCATCTCGGCCGTCGGTGACCTCGTTCCCACCCTCCAGCTCGCGCACGTCGGCTTCGCCGAGGGCATGCTGGTGGCGGAGCGGCTGGCCGGTCAGAAGACCGTGCCGATCGACTACGACGGCGTGCCGCGCGTGACGTACTGCCACCCCGAGGTCGCTTCGGTGGGTATCACCGAGGCCAAGGCCAAGGAGCTGTACGGCGCCGACAAGGTCGTCGCTCTCAAGTACAACCTCGCGGGCAACGGCAAGAGCAAGATCCTCAAGACCACGGGCGAGATCAAGCTCGTCCAGGTCAAGGACGGTGCCGTGGTCGGCGTCCACATGGTCGGTGACCGTATGGGCGAGCAGGTCGGTGAGGCCCAGCTGGTCTACAACTGGGAGGCCCTGCCGGCCGAGGTTGCGCAGCTCGTGCACGCGCACCCGACGCAGAACGAGGCGCTCGGCGAGGCCCACCTGGCCCTGGCCGGCAAGCCTCTCCACTCCCACGACTGACCCCAGTCCCGGGCGCGACCACATCCGCACCACACTTGTAAGGAGCAACTGAAACCATGGCGGTTTCCGTAACCCTGCCGGCGCTCGGCGAGAGCGTCACCGAGGGCACCGTCACTCGCTGGCTCAAGGCCGAGGGTGAGCGCGTCGAGGCCGACGAGCCGCTGCTCGAGGTGTCGACCGACAAGGTCGACACCGAGATCCCGGCCCCGGCCGCCGGCGTCCTGACCGCCATCAAGGTGGCCGAGGACGAGACCGTGGAGGTCGGCGCCGAGCTGGCCGTCATCGACGACGGCACCGGCGCGCCTGCCGCTGCCCCGGCCCCGGCCGCTGCCGAGGCCCCCGCGGCCGAGCCGCAGCCCGAGCCTGCCGCGGCTCCGGCCGCCGAGGCCCCGGCCCCCGCCGCTGCCCCCGCGGGCGGCGCCGAGGGCACTGACGTCGTCCTCCCCGCGCTCGGCGAGAGCGTCACCGAGGGCACCGTCACCCGCTGGCTGAAGGAGGTCGGCGAGGAGGTCCAGGCCGACGAGCCGCTGCTGGAGGTCTCCACCGACAAGGTCGACACCGAGATCCCCGCCCCGGCCTCCGGCACCCTGCTGGAGATCGTCGTCGGTGAGGACGAGACCGCCGAGGTCGGCGCCAAGCTCGCCGTCATCGGTGCCGCTGGTGCCGCCCCGGCCGCCGCGCCGGCTCCGGCCGCCCCGGCCCCCGCCGCCGCGCCCGCCCCGGAGCCCACCCCGGCCCCGGCCCCGGCTCCGGCTGCTGCCGCTCCGGCGCCCGCCGCCCCGGCCGCTCCGGCTCCGGCTCCGGCCCCCGCGCCGGCTCCGGCCGCCCCGGCCCCGGCTGCCGCCCCCGCCGCCCCGGCTCCGGCCGCCGGTGAGGGTGCCTACGTCACCCCGCTGGTGCGCAAGCTCGCCGCCGAGAACGGTGTCGACCTCGCCACCGTCAAGGGCACCGGCGTCGGTGGCCGTATCCGCAAGCAGGACGTCATCGCCGCCGCCGAGGCCGCCAAGGCCGCCGCGCCGGCCGCCGCCGCTCCCGCCGTGTCGAAGGCTCCGGCCATCGAGGCGTCGCCGCTGCGCGGTCAGACCGTCAAGATGCCGCGGATGCGCAAGGTCATCGGCGACAACATGATGAAGGCCCTGCACAGCCAGGCGCAGCTGACCTCCGTGGTCGAGGTGGACATCACCAAGATCATGCGGATGCGCAACCAGGCCAAGGACGGGTTCGCGCAGCGTGAGGGCGTCAAGCTCTCTCCGATGCCGTTCTTCGTCAAGGCCGCGGTCCAGGCGCTGAAGGCCCACCCGGTCGTCAACGCCCGGATCAACGAGGACGAGGGCACGATCACCTACTTCGACACCGAGAACGTCGGTATCGCGGTGGACGCGGAGAAGGGCCTGATGACCCCGGTCATCAAGGACGCCGGTGACCTCAACATCGCCGGTATCGCCCGCAAGACGGCGGACCTGGCGGGCAAGGTCCGCGCGAACAAGATCACGCCGGACGAGCTGTCCGGTGCGACCTTCACCATCAGCAACACCGGTTCGCGCGGCGCCCTGTTCGACACCGTCATCGTGCCCCCGAACCAGGTCGGCATCCTGGGCATCGGTGCCACCGTCAAGCGCCCGGTGGTCATCAACCACCCGGACCTCGGCGAGACCATCGCGGTGCGCGACATGACCTACCTCGCGCTCTCCTACGACCACCGTCTGGTGGACGGCGCCGACGCCGCCCGCTACCTGACCACGGTCAAGCAGATCCTGGAGGCCGCCGAGTTCGAGACCGAGATCGGTCTCTGAGTCCCGGCAGTCGCGCAGCAGGCGTGTCCTAGGGGCCGGCCCCGGTTCGTACGAGCCGGGGCCGGCCCTTTTGCGTACCCCGGCCCCGTGCCGGGGTACGCGTCCGCCTCGCGGCCTTTGACAGGCCCCCCGCGCGCCTCCCGGATAATGGCCCTCTGTCACCGCCCGCTCTGAAGGAGCACCTCATGACCCCGCCCGTCGTCCATTCGCTGCGCGAGCAGATCCGCGAGCACATCCTCGAGGGGATCGTCAGCGGCCGCTGGCAGCCGGGCGAGCGGATCGTGGAGCGGCGGATCGCGGTGGAGCTGGAGGTCAGCCAGACGCCCGTCCGGGAGGCGCTGCGGGAGCTGGAGTCGCTCCAGCTGATCGAGTCGGCGCCGAACAAGGGCGTACGGGTGCGGAACCTGACCGCCGCCGACCTCAAGGAGAGCTACCCGGTGCGGGCCGGGCTGGAGCAGGTGGCCGCCGAACTGGCCGCCGGCCGGCTGGCCGAGGACACCGAGGCGCTGGAGCGGGAGGTGGCGGCGCTGCGCGGGGCGGACCGGGCCGGTGACGGGGAGGCACAGGTGCGGCACACGGTCGCCTTCCACCGGGAGATCGTGCGGGCGGCCGGCAACTCCGTGCTGCTGCACACCTGGGAGTCGCTGGGCATCGAGGTCTGGACGACGCTGTCGATCCGCTGGTTCAGCCCGGAGCCGCGCTCGCACGCCCAGGACCACCAGGAGATCGTGGACGCCTTCCGGCGGCGCGATCCGAAGATCGGCGCCCTGCTCAAGTCGCATGTGCTGAGCTGCGCACCCCGGGTCTGAGGCGGCGCCGGGAGGGCGCGGAAACCCCCCTTCGGGACTGGCACGCGGTGCCCGAAAATGCGGCACCCCGTGCCGACCTGCGGTTTTTCCTTCGTTGAGCGTTGATCGATCATCGATCAGAGGCGTATCGTCCTCCCTCGGGGCGCGACAACCCTGCCTGCCGAACTTGTAGGGGGTGTCGTCGCGGGCCCGTCCACCCTGAGGACGCGGCCCGCCCACGACGGCACCCCCGAGCTACCCTCCCGTCCGGAAAGGGGCCACCCATGCCCGATCCCGTGCGCCTGCCGTACAGCCAGCTCGACCAGCTCCCGGATCGCGACCCCGAGGAGACGAGCGAGTGGCGCGAGTCGCTCGACGCCGTCACCAAGGCAGCCGGCCCGCATCGCGCCGCGTACCTCATGCGCCGTGCCCTTGAGCACACCGCGCGCACCGAGGGCACCGCCCTGCCGTCCCTCCTGGAGACGGACTACGTCAACACCATCCCGACCTCCGCCGAGCCCGCCTTCCCGGGCGACGAGGCGATGGAGGCCAGGATCACCGCCTGGAACCGCTGGAACGCCGCCGCGATGGTCACCCGCGGCTCCGCGCTGGGCCTCGGCGGCCACATCGCCACCTTCGCCTCCGCCGCCTGGCTCTACGAGACCGGCTTCCAGCACTTCTTCCGCGGCAAGGAAGGCGACGGCAGCGGCGACCAGCTCTACATCCAGGGCCACGCCTCCCCCGGCGTCTACGCCCGCGCCTTCCTCGAAGGCCGCCTCACCGAGGACCACCTCGACCGCTTCCGCCAGGAGACCGGCGGCGAGGGCCTGCCCTCCTACCCGCACCCGCGGCGGCTGCCCTGGCTGTGGGAGTTCCCCACCGTCTCCATGGGACTCGGCCCGCTCTCCGCGATCTACCAGGCGCGCTTCAACCGCTACCTGGAGCACCGCGGCATCAAGGACACCGCCAACTCCCACGTCTGGGCCTTCCTGGGCGACGGCGAGATGGACGAGCCCGAGTCGACCGCCGCCCTGGCGTTGGCCGGCCGCGAGGGCCTGGACAACCTGACCTTCGTCATCAACTGCAACCTCCAGCGCCTCGACGGCCCGGTCCGCCCCAACTTCAAGATCGTGCAGGAGCTGGAGGCCCAGTTCCGCGCGGCCGGCTGGAACGTCGTCAAGTCGCTGTGGGGCCGCGCCTGGGACGAGATCTTCGCCCTCGACACCGACGGCGCCCTGATCCGCCGCCTCGGCGAGACCCCCGACGCGCAGTTCCAGACGTACGCCACCCGCGACGCCGCCTACCTGCGCGAACACTTCTTCGGCGCCAACGAGTCCCTCCGGGCGCTCGCCGCCGGCCTGTCCGACGCCAAGCTGCTGGAGCTGTTCCAGACCTCCCGGGCCGGC is part of the Streptomyces platensis genome and harbors:
- the lpdA gene encoding dihydrolipoyl dehydrogenase; its protein translation is MANDASTVFDLVILGGGSGGYAAALRGAQLGLDVALIEKGKVGGTCLHNGCIPTKALLHAGEIADQARESEQFGVKATFEGIDIEAVHKYKDEVISGLYKGLQGLIASRKVTYIEGEGRLSSPTSVDVNGQRVQGRHVLLATGSVPKSLPGLDIDGNRIISSDHALTLDRVPKSAIVLGGGVIGVEFASAWKSFGTDVTIIEGLKHLVPVEDENSSKLLERAFRKRGIKFNLGTFFDKAEYTADGVQVTLADGKTFEAEVLLVAIGRGPVSAGLGYEEQGVAMDRGYVLVDEYMQTNVPTISAVGDLVPTLQLAHVGFAEGMLVAERLAGQKTVPIDYDGVPRVTYCHPEVASVGITEAKAKELYGADKVVALKYNLAGNGKSKILKTTGEIKLVQVKDGAVVGVHMVGDRMGEQVGEAQLVYNWEALPAEVAQLVHAHPTQNEALGEAHLALAGKPLHSHD
- a CDS encoding leucyl aminopeptidase — its product is MTALTLSTSSAATLRADAVVVGVAKGAKGVVVAPGAETVDKAFGGKLAAVLETLGASGAEGEVTKLPAADGLKAPVVLAVGLGDAPAKGDGFGHEALRRAAGSAARALTGTKKAGFALPVEDADAAAAVTEGALLGAYSYAANRDNGAANGKGGKKNDAKSAPLGEVALLGGKPRDKEFKAAAARSEALAAEVNRARDLINMPPNDLDPKTFAAEAQAAAKEFGLKVEVLDEKALKKGGYGGLLGVGQGSQAPPRLVRIAYTHPKAEKTLALVGKGITYDSGGISLKPAGHNETMKCDMSGAAAVFATVVAAARLGLAVNLTGWLALAENMPSGSATRPGDVLTMYSGKTVEVLNTDAEGRLVLADALTRASEESPDAIVDVATLTGAMVLALGNRTFGIMANDDAFRTSVHEIAEEAGEQSWPMPMPPELRKGMDSPVADLANMGERMGGGLVAGLFLKEFVGEGITWAHLDIAGPAFHEGAPWGYTPKGGTGSAVRTLVRLAERTAAGDLG
- the sucB gene encoding 2-oxoglutarate dehydrogenase, E2 component, dihydrolipoamide succinyltransferase yields the protein MAVSVTLPALGESVTEGTVTRWLKAEGERVEADEPLLEVSTDKVDTEIPAPAAGVLTAIKVAEDETVEVGAELAVIDDGTGAPAAAPAPAAAEAPAAEPQPEPAAAPAAEAPAPAAAPAGGAEGTDVVLPALGESVTEGTVTRWLKEVGEEVQADEPLLEVSTDKVDTEIPAPASGTLLEIVVGEDETAEVGAKLAVIGAAGAAPAAAPAPAAPAPAAAPAPEPTPAPAPAPAAAAPAPAAPAAPAPAPAPAPAPAAPAPAAAPAAPAPAAGEGAYVTPLVRKLAAENGVDLATVKGTGVGGRIRKQDVIAAAEAAKAAAPAAAAPAVSKAPAIEASPLRGQTVKMPRMRKVIGDNMMKALHSQAQLTSVVEVDITKIMRMRNQAKDGFAQREGVKLSPMPFFVKAAVQALKAHPVVNARINEDEGTITYFDTENVGIAVDAEKGLMTPVIKDAGDLNIAGIARKTADLAGKVRANKITPDELSGATFTISNTGSRGALFDTVIVPPNQVGILGIGATVKRPVVINHPDLGETIAVRDMTYLALSYDHRLVDGADAARYLTTVKQILEAAEFETEIGL
- a CDS encoding GntR family transcriptional regulator, producing MTPPVVHSLREQIREHILEGIVSGRWQPGERIVERRIAVELEVSQTPVREALRELESLQLIESAPNKGVRVRNLTAADLKESYPVRAGLEQVAAELAAGRLAEDTEALEREVAALRGADRAGDGEAQVRHTVAFHREIVRAAGNSVLLHTWESLGIEVWTTLSIRWFSPEPRSHAQDHQEIVDAFRRRDPKIGALLKSHVLSCAPRV